The following coding sequences are from one Myxococcales bacterium window:
- a CDS encoding flagellar hook basal-body protein: MSNGLYVGMAGAAARAEQLDAIADNLANVQTPGFRATKVAFQSFLASSGVTDKVFPAAVSSGLDMSPGQQVVTDNPMDVVPDGMSFMAVGRPDGSVVYTRNGALQVSNEVLVSGGLPVLDVTGRPIAIPPEGDVRVETDGAVFVGEQVVGQLATFKLEGNVQRLGATLYAPGPGGVARQLAEPVLLVGELEMGYPLEASIGMISAQRSYDMSMKALETYRSLDSRAVEVGRVR; the protein is encoded by the coding sequence ATGTCGAATGGACTCTACGTAGGCATGGCCGGCGCCGCAGCCCGGGCCGAGCAGCTCGACGCGATTGCCGACAACTTGGCCAACGTGCAAACGCCGGGGTTCCGCGCCACGAAGGTGGCGTTTCAGTCGTTTCTGGCGTCGAGCGGCGTCACGGACAAGGTGTTCCCGGCCGCGGTGTCGTCCGGTCTGGACATGTCACCCGGGCAGCAGGTGGTCACCGACAATCCCATGGATGTGGTGCCCGACGGCATGAGCTTCATGGCCGTGGGACGCCCCGATGGTTCGGTGGTGTACACGCGCAACGGCGCGCTGCAGGTGTCGAACGAGGTCCTGGTGTCCGGGGGGCTGCCGGTGCTGGACGTCACGGGCCGTCCCATCGCCATACCCCCCGAAGGTGACGTGCGCGTCGAAACGGATGGCGCCGTGTTCGTGGGCGAGCAGGTGGTGGGTCAGCTGGCCACGTTCAAGCTCGAGGGCAACGTGCAACGCCTCGGGGCAACGCTCTACGCGCCCGGGCCCGGAGGTGTAGCGCGACAGCTGGCCGAGCCCGTTTTGCTGGTGGGGGAGCTGGAGATGGGCTATCCGCTCGAGGCCAGCATCGGCATGATCTCGGCGCAGCGGAGCTACGACATGTCGATGAAGGCGCTCGAGACCTACCGGAGCCTGGACTCGCGCGCCGTCGAGGTGGGACGCGTGCGCTGA